A genomic region of Streptosporangium lutulentum contains the following coding sequences:
- a CDS encoding PP2C family protein-serine/threonine phosphatase, giving the protein MPVEEIVRSVWSPGEEVFYAASGEGRPPARGTFILRRPGVARYRLLLVTLTAAALAVGPLSATMGTGWAPLILLAPILLLGGLRLRLPAMGLLTMVSVISVIITLTVAVQPGQLIALIVVAGLALRLSHMRGGVGIYGLRGDQALIELKQRLQRMCQMPTLPRGWGRKAVIRRAPGSLFGGDFLVSCQEGDNLQVALVDVSGKGGDAASRAMMLAGTFGGLLGAVPASRFLPACNAYLIREDGREGLVTAVHLSLHLSTGRYVITCAGHPSPAKFGRGSGGWEPSAAHGIALGVVPDAQWDSVQGTLRKGDALMLFTDGMWGARADVDAGIDRLLGQAGILVQQGYDKAAALIKELSHGDDDSAMVLIWRT; this is encoded by the coding sequence ATGCCCGTAGAAGAGATCGTCCGCAGCGTGTGGTCCCCAGGCGAAGAGGTGTTCTACGCCGCCTCGGGCGAAGGACGACCACCTGCGAGGGGCACGTTCATCCTTCGACGGCCCGGCGTCGCCCGCTACCGCCTGCTGCTGGTCACCCTGACCGCCGCCGCACTCGCGGTCGGTCCCCTCAGCGCCACGATGGGCACCGGATGGGCGCCGCTGATTCTGCTCGCCCCGATCCTGCTGCTCGGCGGCCTGCGTCTGCGGTTACCCGCCATGGGCCTTCTCACCATGGTGTCCGTCATATCCGTGATCATCACGCTCACCGTGGCCGTACAACCCGGCCAGCTCATCGCGCTCATTGTGGTGGCAGGGCTGGCGTTGCGCCTGTCGCACATGCGCGGCGGCGTCGGCATCTACGGCCTGCGCGGAGATCAGGCCCTCATCGAGCTGAAACAGCGGCTGCAGAGGATGTGCCAGATGCCGACGCTGCCTCGCGGCTGGGGCCGTAAGGCCGTCATCCGGCGAGCCCCCGGATCGCTGTTCGGAGGCGACTTCCTGGTTTCCTGCCAGGAGGGCGACAACCTTCAGGTCGCGCTCGTCGACGTCTCCGGCAAAGGCGGCGACGCCGCCAGCCGGGCGATGATGCTCGCCGGAACCTTCGGCGGACTGCTCGGAGCCGTGCCCGCGTCCCGGTTCCTGCCCGCGTGCAACGCCTACCTGATTCGCGAGGACGGGCGCGAGGGTCTGGTCACCGCCGTACATCTGAGCCTGCACCTGAGCACCGGGCGCTACGTCATCACCTGCGCCGGCCATCCGTCACCCGCCAAGTTCGGCCGGGGCAGCGGCGGATGGGAGCCGAGCGCGGCGCACGGCATCGCGCTGGGTGTCGTACCCGACGCTCAGTGGGACAGCGTCCAGGGCACCCTGCGCAAGGGTGACGCGCTGATGTTGTTCACCGATGGGATGTGGGGAGCACGCGCCGACGTCGACGCCGGCATCGACCGGCTGCTCGGCCAAGCCGGGATCCTCGTCCAGCAGGGCTACGACAAGGCCGCGGCTCTCATCAAGGAGCTGAGCCACGGCGACGACGACAGCGCCATGGTGCTGATCTGGCGGACCTGA
- a CDS encoding serine/threonine-protein kinase — protein sequence MAETGAIAVPGYEVSGVLGQGGFGIVYRARQLAVEREVALKVDNRVLVSERDRRRFMREVTAAGALSGHPHVAHVYDAGVLPDGRPYMVLELCPGGSLSDRMRAERQLPAAEVADIGIRIADALAAAHDAGVLHRDIKPANILINRYGNVVLADFGLAAMSASGAEVSVTRESLTPAYAPPEAFELTEPSAAGDVYSLAATLYALLSGRPPRFPEGGVVNIAVVMALHRLPIPDIPGVPPELTDLLRQAMVTDPGQRTPSAAMVRDALTDLRLDHGAPASRSSRRSVPLPPPASPLAGAPSSYGTPPIRPAADGEQARAHPTSPGLRRVASTQPPAGAAVAQDSTNTRVFVAVTAAFLILLVAGVGLMFLENGPNLFGPPPPPPPWSQGEAPRNAGAGNGEVPARATEVLTVTAACPAAAVPGARAACVKEAECWSGLLDVMGDVTAKRIACEESHSWETYAIAPLPADSLTYDSRALEKHPTVKKVCAKSILLASRYGDARATASATWRSTVLPPSKEQFEGGTRTYRCLGGILGSEKPGIRFRP from the coding sequence GTGGCCGAAACAGGTGCCATTGCAGTACCGGGGTATGAGGTGTCCGGTGTGCTCGGCCAGGGTGGTTTCGGAATCGTCTACCGGGCCAGGCAGTTGGCGGTGGAGCGCGAGGTGGCGCTCAAGGTGGACAACCGGGTGCTGGTCTCGGAGCGGGACCGGCGCCGCTTCATGCGCGAGGTCACCGCGGCCGGAGCGCTCTCCGGCCATCCGCACGTCGCCCACGTCTACGACGCGGGGGTCCTGCCCGACGGCCGACCGTACATGGTCCTGGAGCTGTGCCCCGGCGGGTCCCTGTCGGATCGGATGCGGGCCGAGAGACAACTGCCCGCCGCCGAGGTCGCCGACATCGGCATCCGCATCGCCGACGCGCTGGCGGCCGCGCACGACGCCGGGGTGTTGCACCGCGACATCAAGCCCGCCAACATCCTGATCAACCGGTACGGCAACGTGGTGCTCGCCGACTTCGGCCTGGCCGCCATGTCGGCCTCGGGCGCCGAGGTCTCGGTGACGCGTGAGTCGCTCACCCCGGCCTACGCCCCGCCCGAGGCGTTCGAGCTGACCGAGCCCTCCGCCGCCGGGGACGTCTACTCCCTCGCCGCCACGCTCTACGCGCTGCTGTCGGGCCGCCCACCGAGGTTCCCGGAGGGCGGCGTGGTCAACATCGCGGTCGTCATGGCCCTGCACCGCCTGCCCATCCCGGACATCCCGGGAGTGCCGCCGGAACTGACCGACCTGCTCAGGCAGGCCATGGTCACCGATCCCGGGCAGCGCACCCCGTCCGCCGCCATGGTGCGGGACGCCCTCACCGACCTGCGTCTGGATCACGGCGCCCCGGCGTCCCGGTCCTCGCGGCGCTCCGTCCCCCTCCCCCCGCCGGCGTCGCCCCTCGCGGGCGCACCCTCGTCGTACGGCACGCCGCCGATCCGCCCGGCCGCGGACGGGGAGCAGGCCCGCGCGCATCCGACCTCCCCCGGCCTGCGGAGGGTCGCGAGCACCCAGCCGCCCGCTGGGGCCGCCGTCGCGCAGGACTCGACGAACACCCGGGTGTTCGTCGCGGTGACCGCGGCCTTCCTGATCCTGCTGGTGGCCGGGGTCGGACTGATGTTCCTCGAGAACGGCCCGAACCTGTTCGGGCCGCCGCCACCGCCACCGCCCTGGTCCCAGGGGGAAGCTCCCCGGAACGCCGGCGCGGGGAACGGAGAGGTCCCCGCGAGGGCCACGGAGGTTCTCACGGTGACGGCCGCCTGTCCCGCGGCGGCGGTGCCCGGCGCGCGGGCCGCGTGCGTGAAGGAGGCGGAGTGCTGGAGCGGCCTTCTCGACGTCATGGGCGACGTCACGGCCAAAAGGATCGCCTGCGAGGAGTCCCATTCCTGGGAGACCTACGCGATCGCTCCCCTGCCCGCGGACTCTCTCACCTACGACTCGCGGGCCCTGGAAAAACATCCGACGGTAAAAAAAGTGTGCGCGAAGTCGATCTTGCTCGCGTCCCGGTATGGAGACGCTCGCGCCACCGCGTCCGCCACGTGGCGAAGTACGGTCCTGCCGCCCTCGAAGGAGCAGTTCGAGGGCGGCA